The genomic region GGACGGAGTGTCAGAGGTCAAGGCCGACGGCAAGGAAGTGCCGAGAAGGGTGCACGCCTCTAACCTGCTCATAACGAAGCTTAACACAGACGATGAGAGAAGGCTTAGAAAGCACACGAAAGGAGGGAAGAAGGAATGACCGGAAAGCACCACTTAAAGAGGGTGGCGGCACCGAGAAGCTGGCCCATCGCCAAGAAGACGTCCAAGTGGGTCGCAAAGCCTTCCCCCGGGCCGCACTCTGAGGAGTACGGCATGCCGCTCATCATAGTATTAAGGGATATGCTACACCTGGCTGATAAGGCCAAGGAGATAAGGCAGATCCTCCACGAGGGCAAGGTCCTTGTAGACGGGAAGGTCAGAAAAGACCACAGGTTCCCCGTGGGGCTGTTCGACGTCATATCGATTCCTGAGCTAAACGCTAACTACCGTGTAATGATTGGCCAGGACGGGAAGTTCAAGCTCGTCCCCATCGCCGACGCGGGCATGAAGCTCCTTAAGATAGTCAACAAGACCATGGTGCCCGGCGGCAAGATACAGCTGGGCTTC from Methanocella conradii HZ254 harbors:
- a CDS encoding 30S ribosomal protein S4e, encoding MTGKHHLKRVAAPRSWPIAKKTSKWVAKPSPGPHSEEYGMPLIIVLRDMLHLADKAKEIRQILHEGKVLVDGKVRKDHRFPVGLFDVISIPELNANYRVMIGQDGKFKLVPIADAGMKLLKIVNKTMVPGGKIQLGFHDGTTMLASNDYHTKDSLVLKVPEKSIDQHLKYEVGSMAFVIDGKHAGTLGKIKDIRVIKSTTPNRVTISTPQGDFDTVEKYVIVVGRDAPAVDLGVKA